In Eschrichtius robustus isolate mEscRob2 chromosome 2, mEscRob2.pri, whole genome shotgun sequence, a single window of DNA contains:
- the LOC137758721 gene encoding olfactory receptor 7A10-like, translating to MYLITVFGNLLTILAVSSDSHLHTPMSFFLSNLSFLDICFTSITIPKMLVNIQTQNKVISYEDCLTQIYFFLLFAQLGDFLLTVMAYDCFIAICHPLHYTVIMNPLLCGLLVLISWVIGALNSLLQALLALQLSFCTVSEIPHFFCEFKEVIQLPRSNTFLNTMMYFAVGLFGGGPFAGICYSYSKIVSSIGGISSSQGKYKAFSTCASHLCTVSSFYCTVFRVYFTPAITHTHTQVQQPQ from the coding sequence ATGTACCTGATCACTGTGTTTGGGAACCTACTCACCATCCTGGCCGTCAGCTCAGACTCCCACCTCCACACCCCCATGTCCTTCTTCCTCTCCAACCTGTCCTTTCTAGACATTTGTTTCACCTCCATCACCATTCCAAAGATGCTGGTGAATATACAGACTCAAAACAAAGTCATTTCCTATGAAGACTGCCTCACAcagatatattttttcctattatttgcACAGTTGGGTGACTTCCTTCTGACAGTGATGGCCTATGACTGCTTCATAGCCATCTGCCACCCCCTGCACTACACAGTCATCATGAATCCTCTTCTCTGTGGACTGCTGGTGCTGATATCCTGGGTGATAGGTGCCCTGAATTCCTTGTTACAAGCCTTACTGGCATTGCAGCTGTCTTTCTGTACAGTCTCGGAAATTCCCCACTTCTTCTGTGAATTCAAAGAGGTAATCCAACTTCCCCGTTCTAACACCTTTCTTAACACCATGATGTATTTTGCAGTTGGGCTGTTTGGCGGTGGTCCATTCGCTGGGATATGTTACTCATACTCTAAGATAGTTTCCTCCATAGGAGGAATCTCATCATCTCAGGGGAAGTATAAAGCATTTTCCACCTGTGCATCACATCTCTGCACTGTCTCCTCATTTTATTGTACAGTGTTTAGAGTGTATTTTACCCCTGCTATTACCCACACTCACACTCAAGTGCAGCAGCCTCAATGA